A stretch of [Clostridium] innocuum DNA encodes these proteins:
- the rsgA gene encoding ribosome small subunit-dependent GTPase A: MTETGRIIKIVSSRYEVLAANQERVLCVAMGKLRKAHSPVVGDLVEFERFADQNGIQKILPRKNALVRPSIANVDQAIIVMSCKDPDFSTTLIDRLIFSVCYAGIRPVLCITKLDLIAENDAIHEEIQHYIDSGYEVYQSGKGYASEDLIQALKGNISVLTGQSGAGKSSLLNRIDPTFHLQTQEISKALGRGKHTTRHCELHEIAGGWVADTPGFSSLDFTAMNITQLAECIPDFQNVQDACRFRDCIHVNEPDCAIRAAVEDGTIRRERYAHYLEIVDMIQKAKSRY, from the coding sequence ATGACAGAAACAGGAAGAATTATCAAGATCGTATCCAGCCGCTATGAGGTGCTGGCAGCCAATCAGGAGCGGGTGCTGTGTGTTGCCATGGGAAAGCTGCGTAAGGCGCACTCTCCGGTTGTCGGCGATCTGGTGGAATTTGAACGCTTTGCGGATCAAAACGGTATTCAGAAAATTCTGCCCCGTAAAAATGCCCTCGTCCGCCCATCCATCGCCAACGTGGATCAGGCGATCATCGTCATGTCCTGCAAGGATCCGGATTTTTCAACAACCCTGATTGACCGCTTGATTTTCAGTGTATGCTATGCGGGAATCCGTCCTGTTTTATGCATCACCAAGCTGGATCTCATCGCTGAAAATGATGCAATCCATGAGGAAATCCAGCATTATATCGACAGCGGTTATGAGGTGTATCAGAGTGGGAAAGGCTATGCTAGTGAGGATCTGATACAGGCCTTGAAGGGAAATATCAGTGTGCTGACAGGGCAGAGCGGCGCAGGAAAAAGCTCCCTGTTAAACCGGATTGACCCTACCTTTCATCTTCAAACACAGGAAATCAGCAAGGCTTTGGGTAGAGGAAAGCATACAACACGGCATTGTGAGCTGCATGAGATTGCCGGCGGCTGGGTGGCGGATACCCCCGGGTTTTCCTCACTGGATTTTACTGCGATGAATATCACGCAGCTGGCTGAATGCATACCTGATTTTCAAAATGTTCAGGATGCATGCAGATTCCGCGATTGTATTCATGTCAATGAACCGGATTGTGCCATACGTGCTGCTGTTGAGGATGGGACGATACGCAGGGAACGCTATGCGCATTATCTGGAAATTGTGGATATGATACAAAAAGCAAAGTCGCGGTATTGA
- the rpe gene encoding ribulose-phosphate 3-epimerase, translating into MKELVIAPSILSLDYSRTSEQLKELDESNAKWMHFDVMDGHFVPNLTFGPDLLKGFKKAVDMVMDVHIMVDNPDMVAEIFAKAGADVITFHLEAVKDVDACIQLCRKIREMGVQAGVSVKPKTSVDALLAHLKEMDLVLIMSVEPGFGGQSFMEDTLEKVRILRERIEKEGLNTRIEIDGGINGETAKLAVAAGVDTLVAGSYVFKNGIAESVDKLLACQR; encoded by the coding sequence ATGAAAGAATTAGTAATCGCTCCGTCCATTCTGTCACTGGACTATTCCAGAACGAGTGAACAGCTGAAGGAGCTGGATGAAAGCAATGCGAAATGGATGCATTTTGATGTTATGGATGGCCATTTTGTACCGAATCTGACCTTTGGACCGGACCTTCTCAAGGGCTTTAAAAAAGCAGTGGATATGGTAATGGATGTTCATATCATGGTAGATAATCCGGATATGGTTGCGGAAATCTTCGCCAAGGCAGGTGCAGATGTTATCACCTTTCATCTGGAAGCTGTGAAGGATGTGGATGCCTGCATTCAGCTGTGCAGAAAAATCCGTGAAATGGGTGTACAGGCAGGTGTATCTGTGAAGCCGAAAACCAGTGTGGACGCACTGCTGGCACATCTGAAGGAAATGGATCTGGTTTTGATTATGTCGGTGGAGCCGGGCTTTGGCGGACAGTCCTTTATGGAGGATACGCTGGAAAAGGTGCGCATACTGCGTGAGCGGATTGAAAAGGAAGGTCTGAATACACGAATTGAAATCGATGGCGGTATCAATGGGGAAACGGCAAAGCTGGCCGTAGCTGCCGGAGTGGATACGCTGGTTGCCGGAAGCTATGTGTTCAAAAACGGTATCGCAGAATCCGTGGATAAGCTGCTGGCATGTCAAAGGTAG
- a CDS encoding thiamine diphosphokinase produces the protein MSKVVLVAGMCETAPVIAHADYIGVDHGAVCCMRQGIAMRKAVGDFDSITREELAQLKQYCEVEKLPSHKNETDTEVAIEAALQLGYDDIILYGGLGGRLDHEMANLHLMIYRELPLTLMNDTNIIKVLHPGTYEVEKQHTYLSFLPLEDSCISEEGVAYPLKERVLKVTDIYPLSNEINGNIARITIHYGRVLMMQCRDA, from the coding sequence ATGTCAAAGGTAGTTCTCGTTGCCGGTATGTGTGAGACTGCGCCGGTCATTGCACATGCCGATTATATCGGCGTAGATCATGGAGCTGTCTGCTGCATGCGGCAGGGTATTGCCATGCGCAAGGCCGTAGGGGACTTTGACAGCATAACAAGGGAGGAGCTTGCACAGCTCAAGCAGTATTGTGAGGTGGAAAAGCTCCCCTCCCATAAAAATGAAACCGATACTGAGGTTGCAATCGAAGCAGCACTGCAGCTGGGCTATGATGACATTATCCTATACGGCGGCCTGGGTGGACGTCTGGATCATGAGATGGCCAATCTGCATCTGATGATCTATCGTGAGCTTCCGCTGACCCTGATGAATGATACCAATATCATCAAGGTATTGCATCCGGGAACCTATGAGGTCGAAAAGCAGCATACCTACTTGTCCTTTCTGCCGCTGGAGGATTCCTGCATCAGTGAGGAGGGGGTTGCCTATCCCTTGAAGGAACGCGTTTTGAAGGTTACGGATATTTATCCGCTTTCCAATGAAATCAATGGCAATATTGCGAGGATCACCATACATTATGGGCGTGTGCTGATGATGCAGTGCAGGGACGCATAA
- a CDS encoding nucleoside kinase — protein MLSLEHVYTACSFFFCFYREAGIMKGNINDSCMKQGCLTYTDEKGGLIMLELKLKSGEVKQCEAGAYVHELLEAWNVKEAVYAVTLDGKLHDLNYRIKKSGALDYIYADSETGKLIYERSLNFLFIVAVRSLFPDARVRMEHALSGGQYCEIDKAGYCKPQDVRKIEKRMKELIAAKEVIHRRVAATAEAQAYFDRLGMKNKANLLACRKSATSSIYTLCGYDDYFYGIMLPDTSYLTHFSIRFYAPGVWLSAGNGFQNQAKLFHVFQEFETWGRLIGVSNIAELNAQIQQGYMDDLVLMSETMVEKKLAELAASIVQGHPHTKFILIAGPSSAGKTTFSRRLAIHLKILGKKPMPISMDDFYKNREDCPRLPDGSYDFEGLEALDLELFNDTMLKLLHKEAVHMPLFNFKTGLRERKERETVLEDDHILIIEGIHGLNPKTSADLPEEAKFRIYINALTHLNLDEHNRIPTSDYRLIRRIARDYQFRSWSAQNTIHFWKNVKQGEDQNIYPYQEEADAIFNSSMVYEMSILKKIVIPLLEQVHPHEAAYLEANRLKKLLAYFVDGSEEAVPRSSILAEFIGNSVFDV, from the coding sequence ATGCTTTCTTTGGAGCATGTCTATACGGCGTGTTCCTTTTTCTTTTGTTTTTACCGGGAAGCGGGTATAATGAAGGGGAATATAAACGACAGCTGTATGAAGCAGGGCTGTCTGACATATACTGATGAAAAAGGAGGGCTGATTATGCTGGAGTTGAAGCTGAAAAGCGGTGAGGTGAAGCAGTGTGAAGCAGGTGCCTATGTTCATGAGCTGCTGGAAGCATGGAACGTAAAGGAGGCGGTTTATGCAGTTACGCTGGATGGAAAGCTGCATGATCTGAATTATCGAATCAAAAAAAGCGGTGCACTGGATTATATTTATGCGGATAGTGAAACCGGGAAGCTTATCTATGAGCGCAGCTTGAATTTTCTGTTTATTGTAGCGGTGCGCAGTCTGTTTCCCGATGCCCGTGTCCGCATGGAGCATGCCCTCAGTGGCGGTCAGTATTGCGAAATCGATAAGGCAGGATACTGCAAGCCGCAGGATGTGCGAAAAATTGAAAAGCGGATGAAGGAGCTTATTGCCGCAAAAGAGGTGATTCACCGACGTGTTGCGGCCACAGCAGAGGCACAGGCGTATTTCGACCGTTTGGGAATGAAGAATAAGGCAAATCTTTTGGCATGCAGGAAAAGTGCGACCAGCAGTATTTATACATTATGCGGATATGATGATTATTTTTACGGCATCATGCTGCCGGATACCTCCTATCTCACACATTTTTCCATTCGTTTTTATGCACCGGGTGTCTGGCTGTCCGCAGGAAACGGATTTCAGAATCAGGCAAAGCTGTTTCATGTGTTTCAGGAGTTTGAAACCTGGGGCAGGCTGATCGGTGTATCCAATATTGCAGAGCTGAATGCACAGATTCAGCAGGGCTATATGGATGATCTGGTGCTGATGAGCGAAACGATGGTAGAAAAGAAGCTGGCAGAGCTTGCGGCGTCCATTGTACAGGGGCATCCGCATACGAAATTCATTTTGATTGCAGGACCGAGCTCTGCAGGAAAGACAACCTTTTCCAGACGTCTGGCCATTCACCTTAAGATTCTTGGGAAAAAACCGATGCCGATCTCTATGGATGATTTCTATAAAAACCGCGAGGACTGTCCAAGGCTGCCGGATGGAAGCTATGATTTTGAAGGGTTGGAGGCACTGGATCTGGAGCTGTTTAATGACACCATGCTGAAACTGCTGCATAAGGAAGCGGTGCATATGCCGCTGTTCAACTTCAAAACGGGGCTGCGCGAGCGGAAGGAAAGAGAAACAGTGCTGGAGGATGATCATATCCTGATTATAGAAGGTATCCACGGATTGAATCCTAAGACCTCCGCCGATCTGCCGGAAGAGGCGAAGTTTCGTATTTATATCAATGCATTGACGCACTTGAATCTGGATGAGCATAATCGTATACCCACAAGTGATTACCGTCTGATCCGACGCATTGCCAGAGACTATCAGTTTCGCAGCTGGAGTGCCCAAAATACCATTCATTTCTGGAAGAATGTAAAGCAGGGAGAGGATCAAAACATCTATCCGTATCAGGAGGAGGCAGATGCCATTTTCAATTCCTCCATGGTATATGAAATGTCCATTCTTAAGAAAATTGTGATTCCGCTGCTGGAACAGGTGCATCCTCATGAAGCAGCGTATCTGGAGGCTAATCGTTTGAAAAAGCTGCTTGCCTACTTTGTGGATGGCAGCGAGGAGGCAGTGCCAAGAAGCAGCATTCTTGCGGAATTCATAGGAAACAGTGTTTTTGATGTCTGA
- a CDS encoding 50S ribosomal protein L28 yields MSKVCAITGKGPLSGNKRSHSMRASRRNWNVNLQKVKVVVDGKPQTIRISARALKTLKNKKAI; encoded by the coding sequence ATGTCAAAAGTTTGTGCAATTACAGGTAAAGGACCTTTATCAGGTAATAAACGCTCTCACTCTATGCGTGCTAGTCGTCGTAACTGGAATGTAAACTTACAGAAAGTTAAAGTCGTTGTTGATGGAAAACCTCAAACGATCCGTATTAGTGCTCGTGCATTAAAAACGCTGAAAAACAAAAAAGCTATCTAA
- a CDS encoding cell wall-binding protein — protein sequence MKKKIMIGIAALLCGGILLQQGYIGAQNTAEKEPEAVSSRLPENHVFKRIDENGKIIIEDTAKLEAETKKEQAARENMAKVKGIGGARDIKYGVVNFKTKSDSGKNTSYTEVGTGYTGYTNGYYAADGAFLGYESNGTKVKFMLAGVVGLVDADEVEILNYEDEDTVQSVNYYICKNGNIYHSITLNIRQPYYTSTAMVGKQQSYMKSNTVYYSYDGHYFYTTYQKMIDDYKANTRKNSINPSQPYYNYYQYVSSRTKTSFTASDINGYVKSYLDDLYNTKDTKMYEMGKYFINYQNTYGAYALSSFGVAVNESAFGTSSIALSKNNLFGHNAVDSDPGLANGYSSPQNSILDHDKYYVNLWYSTPKYATYHGAFLGDKASGMNVSYASDPYWGESAAHWMWQLDEYVSGKSDAGSKKLVFKDQGAINIRKEATTSSANLYTTPKNGNMSFNILGKVKGESVSGSTDWYKIQLDVPLNSARTAIDYSGNSYNFGTSYGYVHSSLLSENGYTSDSSGGSDSGNNSGAYKLGDVNNDGKITPADYVKVKNHIMKKSTLSGKALTAADVNKDGKITPADYVKIKNHIMGKSTIKE from the coding sequence ATGAAGAAGAAAATTATGATAGGTATAGCGGCTCTTTTATGTGGTGGCATACTGCTTCAGCAGGGCTACATAGGAGCGCAGAATACTGCAGAAAAAGAACCGGAGGCTGTTTCCTCCAGACTTCCGGAGAATCATGTGTTTAAAAGAATAGATGAAAACGGTAAAATCATCATCGAGGATACTGCCAAGCTGGAGGCTGAAACGAAAAAGGAACAGGCGGCCAGAGAAAACATGGCAAAGGTAAAGGGAATCGGCGGTGCCAGAGATATTAAATATGGTGTTGTCAATTTCAAGACGAAGTCAGATTCCGGAAAAAACACCAGCTATACAGAGGTGGGGACCGGCTATACCGGTTATACCAACGGATATTATGCTGCCGACGGGGCGTTTCTTGGATATGAAAGCAATGGTACCAAGGTGAAGTTCATGCTGGCCGGTGTTGTCGGTCTGGTGGATGCCGATGAGGTGGAGATTCTGAATTATGAGGACGAGGATACGGTGCAGTCCGTAAACTATTACATATGCAAAAACGGAAACATTTATCATTCCATCACGCTGAATATCCGGCAGCCGTATTATACAAGTACAGCAATGGTCGGCAAGCAGCAGAGCTATATGAAGAGCAATACGGTATACTACAGCTATGACGGGCATTATTTCTATACGACCTATCAGAAGATGATTGATGACTACAAGGCCAATACAAGAAAGAATTCAATCAATCCGTCACAGCCGTATTATAATTATTATCAGTATGTTTCATCCCGTACGAAAACGAGCTTTACTGCCAGTGATATAAACGGCTATGTGAAGAGCTATCTGGATGATTTATATAACACCAAGGATACAAAGATGTATGAAATGGGAAAATATTTTATTAATTATCAGAATACATATGGTGCCTATGCACTGTCATCCTTTGGTGTTGCTGTCAATGAGAGTGCATTTGGTACCAGCTCTATCGCGTTAAGCAAGAACAATCTGTTCGGGCACAATGCGGTGGATTCTGATCCCGGATTGGCAAACGGCTATTCCTCACCGCAAAACAGTATTCTGGATCATGATAAATACTATGTGAATCTGTGGTATTCCACACCGAAATATGCAACCTATCACGGAGCATTCCTGGGCGATAAGGCAAGCGGTATGAATGTTTCCTATGCTTCCGATCCATACTGGGGTGAGAGTGCAGCGCACTGGATGTGGCAGCTGGATGAATACGTCAGTGGAAAAAGTGATGCAGGCTCCAAAAAGCTGGTCTTTAAAGATCAGGGGGCAATCAATATCCGCAAGGAAGCGACAACCTCCTCAGCAAACCTGTATACCACACCGAAAAATGGAAATATGTCCTTTAACATCCTCGGGAAGGTAAAGGGAGAAAGCGTAAGCGGAAGTACAGACTGGTATAAAATTCAGCTGGATGTACCGTTGAACAGTGCGAGAACGGCGATTGATTATTCCGGAAACAGCTATAATTTCGGAACCAGCTACGGCTATGTACACAGCTCTCTGCTGTCTGAAAACGGCTATACAAGCGACTCCTCCGGCGGAAGTGATTCCGGCAATAACAGCGGTGCCTATAAGCTGGGGGATGTGAATAACGATGGAAAAATCACCCCTGCCGACTATGTCAAGGTAAAAAACCATATCATGAAGAAATCCACACTGAGCGGCAAAGCATTAACGGCTGCCGATGTGAATAAGGATGGAAAAATCACCCCTGCCGATTATGTGAAAATCAAGAACCATATTATGGGGAAGAGTACGATAAAGGAGTAA
- a CDS encoding cadherin-like beta sandwich domain-containing protein, translating into MKKFKLKFVKLAAVFIVAAGILNLSGFIHAASLSVTASASTIYVGDSVTFTVSASGGAGNISVSGAANGTYWLENSSQSFTVTASAEGTLTVSASGTLGDFNTEKDVPVSGSASVQVVTRPTETPKNETPQKQETQKPEEKKQEEKKLSSNANLASLSISQGTLSPKFTASKTQYTVNLNGDVSSIKVNATAADSKAMVYGTGTKSLKPGKNTISVSVAAEDGSTKEYTITVTVDETPLVYVSYNGAKLGFVRSLDGVDKPAKSFEAVKIKVDGKEVKAWKSNLLKKTVVYLQDDKTKEKNYYIYNTDTNTVETMLRPMALLGNNVFVVDVPKNLQTREGMNFTTVKIDNYELNGWTFKDTAFENYAMIYVMDEKGNMVYYQYEATEKTLQLYSGAATIPQSAYDQYRKDVDASLKKHKWVIYGLAGGCVVLAGLSAFLFFRRKKTVKYQKRTISDSRRDAEADALRNISDDN; encoded by the coding sequence ATGAAGAAATTCAAACTGAAATTTGTAAAACTGGCAGCTGTGTTCATCGTAGCGGCTGGAATCTTAAACCTGTCCGGCTTTATACATGCAGCCAGTCTGAGTGTTACGGCCAGTGCAAGTACGATATATGTCGGTGACAGTGTTACCTTTACGGTTAGCGCATCCGGCGGTGCGGGAAATATAAGTGTCAGCGGAGCGGCTAATGGAACCTATTGGCTGGAAAACAGCTCACAATCCTTTACGGTGACTGCTTCTGCAGAAGGAACTCTGACTGTTTCAGCATCCGGTACGCTGGGAGATTTTAATACGGAAAAGGATGTGCCGGTATCCGGTTCTGCATCCGTGCAGGTTGTCACAAGACCGACAGAAACTCCGAAAAATGAAACACCTCAGAAACAGGAAACACAAAAGCCGGAGGAAAAAAAGCAGGAAGAAAAGAAGCTGTCAAGCAATGCCAATCTGGCAAGTCTGAGTATCTCACAGGGAACTCTGAGCCCGAAATTTACCGCCTCTAAAACGCAATATACCGTAAATCTGAATGGGGATGTTTCCAGTATCAAGGTGAATGCAACAGCTGCCGACAGCAAGGCTATGGTATATGGAACAGGCACAAAGAGCCTGAAGCCCGGAAAAAACACGATATCCGTCAGTGTTGCGGCAGAGGATGGAAGCACGAAGGAATATACGATTACAGTTACTGTCGATGAAACACCGCTTGTATACGTAAGCTACAATGGAGCGAAGCTCGGCTTTGTCCGCAGTCTGGATGGCGTCGATAAGCCTGCGAAATCCTTTGAAGCTGTGAAAATCAAGGTGGACGGCAAGGAAGTAAAGGCATGGAAAAGCAACCTGTTGAAGAAGACGGTTGTCTATCTGCAGGATGATAAAACAAAGGAAAAGAATTACTATATCTATAATACGGATACCAATACAGTCGAGACTATGCTGCGTCCGATGGCTCTGCTGGGAAACAATGTGTTTGTCGTTGATGTGCCGAAGAATCTCCAGACGCGCGAAGGGATGAATTTCACAACGGTGAAAATCGATAACTATGAACTCAACGGCTGGACCTTCAAGGATACGGCATTTGAGAATTACGCTATGATCTATGTCATGGATGAAAAAGGCAACATGGTGTATTACCAGTACGAAGCTACGGAAAAAACGCTGCAGCTGTATTCCGGTGCCGCAACGATACCGCAGAGTGCCTATGATCAGTATCGCAAGGATGTAGATGCGTCGCTGAAGAAGCATAAGTGGGTCATCTATGGCTTGGCCGGCGGCTGTGTGGTACTTGCGGGATTGAGTGCATTTCTCTTCTTCCGCAGGAAAAAGACGGTGAAATATCAGAAGCGGACAATCTCTGATTCAAGAAGAGATGCGGAGGCGGACGCTTTGAGAAACATATCCGATGACAATTAA
- a CDS encoding cell division protein FtsA, producing the protein MNKKEIYASIEVADHEVRLVVGEFYETRFNILRVEKAPIQGIEKQKIMDEQNVVNGIIKAKKQAEDALGYHIERVLAAIPSVNVQRHNKKVSVVPEASSKRIRLSDIQKGLNEAVSFKPDPQLELVNIGCVKYITNGITSRKMPIDETAEVLIMNVDLLYADKEVVYAYARCIEKAGLEILDVCLDSYAMANEAAVFEQTVDKYVIQIDLARDHTTLSLFTHGKLVNCEVIEDGYGVWLQDLMEQYHLSGNVSYRLAQNTCTFDADSAKDQIIYIWSKSGEQKQISEKQACEAIVPHVKDWLNMINETCAPIIESGDVRYLLSGEGCEIPSLQELLRYLNAPAQIYVPQTIGVRDCSYVTCLGLFYSWREQMAIRRDERVCCNPQEVEETMDTVTKKSSVDEEGGFTRKLKSILLSDK; encoded by the coding sequence ATGAACAAAAAGGAAATATATGCCTCGATAGAAGTAGCGGATCATGAAGTGCGACTGGTTGTCGGTGAATTTTATGAAACGCGGTTTAATATTCTAAGAGTGGAAAAAGCTCCCATACAGGGAATTGAAAAACAGAAAATCATGGATGAACAGAATGTTGTGAACGGCATTATCAAGGCCAAGAAGCAGGCTGAGGATGCACTTGGATATCATATCGAGCGTGTTCTTGCGGCGATCCCTTCCGTCAACGTACAGCGTCATAACAAAAAAGTAAGCGTTGTTCCGGAAGCAAGCAGTAAACGCATTCGTCTCAGTGATATTCAAAAGGGGTTGAATGAAGCGGTCAGCTTTAAACCGGATCCACAGCTGGAGCTGGTAAATATCGGCTGCGTCAAATACATAACAAACGGTATCACGTCCAGAAAAATGCCGATTGATGAAACAGCAGAGGTTCTGATCATGAATGTGGATCTGCTGTATGCGGATAAAGAGGTTGTATATGCCTATGCGCGCTGCATTGAGAAAGCAGGACTGGAAATTCTGGATGTATGTCTGGATTCCTATGCCATGGCCAATGAAGCAGCCGTATTTGAACAAACAGTCGATAAATATGTTATACAAATCGATCTTGCGAGAGATCATACAACGCTTTCCCTGTTTACACATGGCAAGCTCGTGAATTGTGAAGTTATTGAGGATGGATATGGAGTGTGGCTGCAGGATCTGATGGAACAGTATCATCTGAGCGGCAATGTAAGCTATCGACTGGCACAGAATACCTGTACCTTTGATGCGGACTCCGCAAAGGATCAAATCATCTATATCTGGTCAAAGTCCGGTGAACAGAAGCAAATCAGCGAAAAGCAGGCGTGTGAAGCCATAGTTCCCCATGTGAAGGACTGGCTGAATATGATCAACGAAACCTGTGCTCCAATCATTGAGAGTGGCGATGTGCGCTATCTGCTGAGCGGAGAGGGCTGTGAAATACCTTCCCTGCAGGAGCTGCTGCGCTATCTGAATGCACCTGCACAGATTTATGTTCCGCAGACCATTGGTGTCCGCGACTGTTCCTATGTAACCTGTCTGGGTCTGTTCTACAGCTGGAGAGAGCAGATGGCAATCCGCAGGGATGAGCGTGTGTGCTGCAATCCGCAGGAAGTGGAAGAAACCATGGATACGGTTACGAAGAAAAGCTCCGTCGATGAAGAGGGCGGATTTACAAGAAAACTGAAAAGCATTCTGTTAAGCGATAAATAA
- the ftsZ gene encoding cell division protein FtsZ translates to MSDLQFEQVANIKVFGIGGGGCNAVNRMVSEGVKGVEFYVANTDLQALNISPVENKIVLGREVTKGLGAGANPEMGRRAAQENENEIREAIKGSDMVFITTGLGGGTGTGAAPMFAKIAKEEGALTVGIVTKPFTFEGKKRMKSAEDGLAELKQYVDSLIIVSNNNLIEVIGRRPLTEAFQAADNVLRQGVQTITDLIAVPALINLDFADVRTIMENQGSALIGIGMAEGEDKARAAAEKAIQSPLLEAQITGASNAIVNITGGESITLFDAEDAMALVREAAGNDIDAIFGVAINEKLGDSIIVTVIATGFDKEEEEEEEIPAASAFTQPVSRPSARVQTEEKPRYQELEEDDREGIPSFFSRR, encoded by the coding sequence ATGAGCGATTTACAGTTTGAACAGGTAGCAAATATTAAAGTGTTTGGTATTGGCGGAGGCGGCTGCAATGCCGTAAACCGCATGGTTTCCGAAGGTGTCAAGGGTGTGGAGTTTTATGTTGCCAACACAGATCTTCAGGCACTAAATATTTCTCCTGTTGAAAATAAAATTGTCCTTGGACGGGAAGTGACTAAGGGTCTGGGTGCCGGTGCGAATCCGGAAATGGGAAGACGTGCTGCTCAGGAAAATGAAAATGAAATCCGGGAAGCCATCAAGGGAAGCGATATGGTGTTTATCACCACAGGACTCGGGGGAGGAACCGGAACCGGTGCTGCTCCGATGTTTGCGAAAATTGCAAAGGAAGAAGGGGCATTAACGGTAGGTATCGTTACAAAACCGTTCACCTTTGAAGGAAAGAAGAGAATGAAATCTGCCGAGGACGGTCTTGCCGAGCTGAAGCAGTATGTGGATTCTTTGATTATCGTATCCAACAACAATCTGATTGAAGTCATTGGCCGTCGTCCGCTGACAGAGGCCTTCCAGGCGGCGGACAATGTGCTGCGGCAGGGTGTACAGACGATTACCGATCTGATTGCTGTTCCTGCACTGATCAACCTGGACTTCGCGGATGTGCGCACCATCATGGAAAATCAGGGCTCTGCACTGATTGGAATCGGTATGGCAGAGGGCGAAGACAAAGCCCGTGCTGCAGCCGAAAAAGCAATACAGTCTCCACTGCTGGAAGCGCAGATTACCGGAGCGAGCAATGCCATCGTTAATATCACCGGTGGGGAATCGATTACACTGTTTGACGCAGAGGATGCTATGGCGCTTGTACGGGAAGCTGCAGGCAATGACATCGATGCGATTTTCGGTGTTGCTATCAATGAAAAGCTTGGAGACTCCATCATCGTAACCGTTATTGCGACCGGTTTTGACAAGGAAGAGGAAGAAGAGGAAGAAATTCCAGCGGCATCCGCATTTACTCAGCCGGTTTCCCGGCCAAGTGCAAGAGTGCAGACAGAGGAAAAGCCGCGGTATCAGGAATTGGAAGAAGATGACCGTGAAGGTATTCCATCCTTTTTCTCCCGTCGTTAA